In Spirosoma aureum, a single genomic region encodes these proteins:
- a CDS encoding glycosyltransferase family 2 protein, whose translation MISICLATYNGAKYIVRQIESILPQLLDEDEIIISDDNSTDNTLQLISSIQDSRIKLIKNMKGKGPIANFESALNNANGDFIFLCDQDDVWFVNKIEVMKNELKKYDLVLSDCEVVNENLEVLIPSFFYFRNSRAGFFYNIYKNSYMGCCMAFRRDVLKYALPFPKSIHMHDWWIGLLVELRGSVGFIDRPLMKYVRHGNNASPTGEASQYSFIVRTFNRLLLLVNLLVRWFK comes from the coding sequence ATGATAAGTATCTGTTTAGCAACCTATAATGGAGCTAAGTATATTGTTCGACAAATTGAGTCAATTTTGCCACAACTGTTAGATGAAGACGAAATAATTATTTCGGACGATAACTCAACCGATAATACTCTTCAATTAATAAGTTCGATTCAAGATTCTAGAATTAAACTTATTAAGAATATGAAAGGTAAAGGGCCAATAGCAAATTTTGAAAGTGCATTGAATAACGCTAATGGCGACTTTATATTTTTGTGCGATCAGGATGATGTGTGGTTTGTCAATAAAATTGAAGTAATGAAAAACGAACTTAAAAAGTACGATTTAGTATTAAGTGATTGTGAGGTAGTAAATGAAAATTTAGAAGTACTAATTCCTTCTTTTTTTTATTTCAGAAATAGTAGGGCTGGCTTTTTTTATAATATATATAAAAATTCTTATATGGGATGCTGTATGGCGTTTAGGCGTGATGTATTGAAGTATGCATTACCATTTCCTAAATCTATACATATGCACGACTGGTGGATTGGTTTACTTGTTGAACTACGAGGCAGCGTTGGATTTATTGATCGACCTTTAATGAAGTATGTTAGGCATGGCAATAATGCTTCTCCTACTGGAGAAGCTTCGCAGTATAGTTTTATTGTTCGAACATTCAATCGCTTACTTTTGCTTGTCAATTTATTGGTAAGATGGTTTAAATAA
- a CDS encoding capsule assembly Wzi family protein, with the protein MRQPNYYTAEIGTYVASSTETPFWLRANQYGIVPNRSPLATFRAGVYSGYDSTQHSTGRWHDSRYDFAYGLNVVVNTTQNQLSYEHNVLLPEAYVKVRRGIFELYVGRQREKFGLADSTLSTGSYAWSGNAMPVPKIQISIPVFTPIGFTKGWVAVQGTFAHGYLDAQGYIQNTMLHQKSLYLRVGRERDPVRVYGGLNHQAVWGGHATDPTGIPGTIPVGGKLPNGLINYLYVVSTINSGRTDTQQYTFFDLTNRVGNHLGSIDLAAEFDLVRHTLYMYRQNLYEDGSLFYLINIADGLNGIRLRRNDPNAIVRDFLFEFLNTTSQGGPEFIIDNPDKRGKDDYFNHQQYRDGWAYRQHTIGTPFIAPALGAQDQYPYGTFTRNNRLYVFHVGMAGSLPIQGSLLTSPISYQVKLSFSRNFGTYDNPFPTIRNQFSGYASIVAPLDLLGGIHLTGSIATDAGTLYQNGIGGYISLKKNWQAR; encoded by the coding sequence ATCCGTCAACCTAATTATTACACTGCTGAAATAGGAACCTATGTGGCTTCCTCAACAGAAACTCCATTTTGGTTAAGAGCGAATCAGTATGGTATTGTCCCCAACAGATCCCCTTTGGCGACGTTTCGGGCTGGTGTCTACAGTGGTTACGATTCCACTCAACATAGTACAGGAAGGTGGCATGATTCAAGGTATGATTTTGCTTATGGTCTTAATGTAGTCGTTAATACGACCCAAAATCAATTGTCCTACGAACATAATGTGTTATTGCCTGAAGCCTATGTAAAAGTGCGTCGCGGTATTTTCGAGCTTTATGTCGGTCGGCAGCGGGAAAAATTCGGCCTGGCGGATTCGACATTGTCAACAGGTTCGTATGCCTGGTCAGGAAACGCCATGCCTGTTCCTAAAATCCAGATATCTATTCCCGTTTTCACGCCTATTGGCTTTACAAAAGGTTGGGTCGCCGTCCAGGGTACGTTTGCGCATGGTTATCTGGATGCCCAGGGTTATATTCAAAACACCATGCTACACCAAAAGTCTTTGTACCTACGTGTAGGGCGGGAGCGGGATCCTGTGCGTGTATATGGGGGACTCAACCATCAGGCCGTTTGGGGGGGACATGCAACAGATCCTACAGGCATTCCAGGAACTATTCCGGTTGGTGGTAAACTGCCGAATGGTTTAATTAACTATCTGTATGTAGTGAGTACAATTAATTCGGGCCGTACAGATACGCAGCAATATACCTTTTTTGATTTGACAAATCGGGTGGGTAATCACCTTGGCTCGATCGATCTGGCCGCTGAGTTCGATTTGGTGCGTCATACCTTGTATATGTACAGACAGAATTTATACGAAGACGGCTCCCTGTTTTATTTAATTAATATCGCCGATGGTTTGAATGGCATCCGTTTACGTCGGAATGATCCAAATGCAATTGTGCGGGATTTTTTGTTTGAGTTTCTCAATACAACCAGTCAGGGTGGTCCTGAATTTATTATTGATAATCCTGATAAACGAGGGAAAGATGATTATTTTAATCATCAACAATATCGGGATGGCTGGGCTTATCGCCAACATACGATTGGCACCCCTTTTATTGCCCCTGCCCTCGGCGCACAAGACCAGTATCCATATGGGACATTTACCAGAAATAATAGATTATATGTCTTTCATGTAGGAATGGCTGGAAGTCTACCGATACAGGGAAGTCTGCTGACGAGCCCTATTTCCTATCAGGTGAAGTTGTCATTTAGCCGAAACTTTGGCACTTATGACAATCCTTTTCCAACGATTCGAAACCAGTTTTCAGGATATGCAAGTATAGTGGCTCCTTTAGATCTTTTAGGGGGTATTCACCTAACCGGTAGTATTGCTACAGATGCTGGAACATTGTATCAGAATGGAATAGGGGGATATATTAGCCTGAAGAAAAACTGGCAGGCCCGATAG
- a CDS encoding glycosyl hydrolase family 28-related protein — protein MAINVKDAPFNAKGDGSVDDSAAIQQAVNFAKSLSFNTGTPYRATVYFPAGYYLIGTSINLTNTSGIWLKGDGGSYLNTNIIGNTGSRPMFDFTGSSNSGCESFSFISSNGATATNPSALGIQFARTTNGGLNCGIRNCYCQLNDLPSANGGLGSLGLLNIRSEEFFIHECLIRANTPLLLSYTSNIVTTNINYTASSAYQTLATGTGSMGVVNINATSLQSLEKRQPGMILIGTNSVNFQGYISRITASTGTNETAVLCLISTINLKIHATVESFSRVLQVLNSGFENCTLEIVAANATTPSTELIDVTNSIVAGLKAYISQPNGSERNRLIIYHAPSGGGTQQAAGYIINSEINCLTVPNNTYIISANLLKRATNVVFNTSNPFEKRNGRLKLLTNNIIVSGVIGSLNQINILQFQEARQATLSNNSGFYRVWIDGVIKAGGYGSGKAAALCFQAQIVVNQRYDGVLDPQSVTIITLDHSVTDPTYLNITGILVNLTLNNNIGTVTLIPKISGSGTGEPIYYEGYSELQSDFFINDPIPLT, from the coding sequence ATGGCAATAAATGTTAAAGATGCTCCTTTTAACGCTAAAGGAGACGGATCAGTCGATGATTCGGCAGCCATCCAGCAAGCTGTCAATTTTGCTAAATCACTGAGCTTCAACACTGGAACTCCTTATCGGGCAACTGTCTACTTTCCCGCCGGCTATTATTTGATAGGCACATCTATTAATTTAACCAATACCTCTGGAATATGGCTGAAGGGTGATGGTGGCTCATATTTAAATACTAATATAATCGGTAATACAGGAAGTAGACCCATGTTCGACTTTACTGGTTCGTCTAATTCCGGCTGCGAAAGCTTCTCATTTATTTCTTCGAATGGAGCTACAGCTACCAATCCATCTGCTCTAGGAATTCAGTTTGCACGCACCACTAATGGCGGCTTAAACTGTGGAATAAGGAATTGCTATTGTCAATTGAACGATTTACCATCAGCTAACGGTGGTTTAGGATCTCTTGGGCTCCTAAATATTCGCAGCGAAGAATTTTTCATTCATGAATGTCTTATAAGGGCCAATACTCCTCTCCTATTAAGTTATACATCAAATATTGTCACAACGAATATAAACTATACCGCTTCCAGTGCCTACCAAACTCTAGCAACAGGGACTGGATCAATGGGAGTGGTTAATATTAACGCTACTTCATTACAATCCCTTGAAAAACGCCAACCAGGAATGATTCTAATTGGCACAAATAGCGTTAACTTTCAGGGATATATAAGTCGGATTACAGCAAGCACAGGTACTAATGAAACAGCCGTACTATGTCTTATTTCAACGATCAATTTGAAAATACATGCAACTGTAGAATCCTTTTCACGTGTACTACAGGTACTTAATAGCGGATTTGAAAATTGTACGCTTGAAATTGTAGCAGCTAATGCGACAACCCCTAGTACAGAATTAATCGATGTAACGAACTCTATAGTAGCTGGCCTAAAAGCATATATATCCCAACCTAATGGCTCGGAACGAAACCGCTTAATTATATATCATGCACCAAGCGGTGGAGGAACACAGCAAGCAGCAGGGTACATAATTAATAGCGAAATAAATTGTCTGACTGTTCCAAATAATACCTATATAATATCAGCGAACTTATTAAAAAGGGCAACTAACGTGGTTTTTAATACATCAAATCCATTTGAAAAACGTAATGGTCGCTTAAAATTACTTACAAATAATATTATTGTTTCAGGCGTAATTGGTTCATTAAATCAAATAAACATACTTCAATTTCAAGAGGCCAGACAAGCTACATTAAGTAATAACAGTGGTTTTTATAGAGTGTGGATTGATGGTGTGATTAAAGCAGGGGGATATGGATCTGGAAAGGCAGCGGCTTTATGCTTTCAAGCCCAAATTGTAGTTAACCAACGTTATGATGGTGTACTCGATCCTCAATCTGTAACAATTATTACACTAGATCATAGTGTAACAGATCCGACTTATTTAAATATCACAGGTATATTAGTTAATCTTACATTAAACAATAACATTGGAACAGTGACACTCATTCCAAAAATATCAGGCAGTGGTACGGGAGAGCCAATATACTATGAAGGGTATAGCGAACTACAAAGTGATTTTTTCATAAACGACCCTATACCATTGACTTAA
- a CDS encoding glycosyltransferase family 2 protein: MISVVIPTFNAAQYLPKLLLALSTQTIQYELIILDSESTDDTCLLLSKAAIPFITVPKSSFNHGTTRNLGVELSKYEIVVFLTQDALPASDTTLEALVKGLQNDANSAMAYGRQLPYPETDIFGRFARYINYPEQSLVKSKSMIPQLGIKTCSCSNSFAVYKKTLLKQIGGFPKNTILGEDVTVAARFILDGYSLVYCAEAQVYHSHTYSIPEEFRRYFDIGVFHQQQREILKAFRKAEAEGFRYVLDESNYLIQMNKKRLLPMQYVRTVAKLVGYRAGKLFNYFPIFLNRKLSMHRSFWK; the protein is encoded by the coding sequence ATGATCTCAGTAGTAATTCCGACCTTTAATGCTGCTCAATATTTACCAAAATTACTTTTAGCATTGAGCACACAAACTATACAATATGAGTTAATCATTCTTGATTCAGAATCAACAGATGATACGTGTTTATTACTTTCAAAAGCAGCCATTCCTTTTATAACGGTTCCCAAATCTAGCTTTAATCATGGTACTACACGAAATCTAGGAGTCGAATTATCAAAGTATGAAATTGTAGTTTTTTTAACCCAGGATGCTTTGCCGGCATCTGATACAACTTTGGAAGCGTTAGTGAAAGGACTTCAAAATGATGCAAATTCGGCTATGGCTTATGGTAGACAATTGCCTTATCCTGAGACTGATATATTTGGCCGTTTTGCTAGATATATTAATTATCCTGAACAAAGTTTAGTGAAGAGCAAATCGATGATACCGCAACTTGGTATTAAGACTTGCTCTTGTTCAAATTCGTTTGCAGTTTATAAAAAGACTTTGCTAAAACAGATTGGTGGCTTTCCTAAAAATACAATCTTGGGGGAAGATGTAACTGTGGCAGCACGTTTTATTTTAGATGGTTATTCGTTAGTCTATTGTGCCGAAGCTCAAGTTTATCATTCTCACACCTATTCAATTCCTGAAGAATTTCGACGTTATTTTGATATAGGGGTTTTTCATCAGCAACAACGAGAAATTCTAAAAGCATTTAGAAAAGCTGAAGCAGAAGGCTTTCGGTATGTTCTAGATGAAAGTAATTATTTAATTCAAATGAATAAGAAACGATTACTGCCAATGCAATATGTAAGAACTGTTGCCAAGCTGGTCGGTTATCGGGCAGGAAAACTTTTTAATTACTTTCCTATTTTTTTAAATAGAAAGTTAAGTATGCATCGCTCTTTTTGGAAATAG
- a CDS encoding glycosyltransferase family 2 protein, which yields MPSPPFSIITVSYNAIKTLEQTIKSVLLQDRTLFEYIIIDGRSNDGTVDYIKKYEKDIKYWISEQDKGIYDAMNKGIEKAEGRWILFLGADDRLEPNILNEVNKYLDDSMDLIFGNVIFTNGKKYNSTFNVKTLLNNTVHHQGAFYNRKIFETFRYDISIKIMADYELNLLIYLARMRRKKLDIVVSECNLHGLSSEVDNTLQELDLIHDKYYNFILKLVVSNAIKIKYFLHYKLLNIFS from the coding sequence ATGCCTTCTCCACCCTTTTCAATCATTACTGTTAGTTACAATGCTATTAAAACCTTAGAACAAACAATAAAAAGTGTTTTATTGCAAGATAGAACACTTTTTGAATACATAATAATTGATGGTAGAAGTAATGATGGGACAGTAGATTACATAAAAAAATATGAGAAAGATATTAAATATTGGATAAGTGAGCAAGATAAAGGTATTTATGATGCTATGAATAAAGGTATAGAAAAAGCTGAAGGTAGATGGATACTATTTTTAGGAGCTGATGATCGACTAGAGCCCAACATACTTAATGAAGTTAACAAATATTTAGATGACTCAATGGATTTAATATTTGGTAACGTTATATTTACGAATGGTAAAAAATATAACTCGACTTTTAATGTCAAAACCTTATTGAATAATACTGTACACCATCAAGGGGCATTTTACAATAGAAAAATTTTTGAAACATTTAGATATGATATTTCTATTAAAATTATGGCTGACTATGAACTTAATCTATTAATATATTTGGCTCGGATGAGGAGGAAAAAATTAGATATTGTGGTATCAGAATGCAATTTACATGGTCTTAGTTCGGAGGTCGATAATACACTTCAAGAATTGGATTTAATTCATGATAAATATTATAATTTTATTTTGAAACTTGTTGTTTCTAATGCAATTAAAATTAAATATTTTTTACATTATAAACTACTAAATATTTTTTCTTAA
- a CDS encoding MBOAT family O-acyltransferase: MAFVPVYILILGFTIVIDFFAGIYIERTKGPLRKIFLIASLIANISVLAIFKYYNFLNDNLNELLGNLGHATPFPMLKILLPIGLSFHTFQAMSYTIEVYRKNQVAEKHFGIYALYVMFYPQLVAGPIERPQNVLHQFYEKHSFNNKNITDGLKLIAWGLFKKVVIADRLSVIVNTVYNNPKQFEGAPLIFATVLFAFQIYCDFSGYSDIALGTARTIGFRLMTNFNTPYFSKSISEFWKRWHISLSTWFRDYLYIPLGGNRVSKFRWYLNLFITFLISGLWHGANWTYVIWGSLNGIYLIVENSTDSVRIKFYNFIGLHNKKLLISKLSLCSTFMLTCFAWIFFRAKDLHDAYYIISNLTTNFVPSINNLKPGILGSTLYDYLIGFLALSVLLLVEKIQMQISINKWLNHQPMMMRTLIYCALIMCILLFGMFDLEEQFIYFQF; encoded by the coding sequence ATGGCATTTGTTCCAGTTTATATTTTGATATTAGGATTTACAATTGTTATTGATTTTTTTGCTGGTATTTATATTGAGAGAACAAAAGGTCCTTTAAGAAAAATATTTCTTATTGCGAGCTTGATAGCAAACATTAGTGTACTGGCTATATTTAAGTATTACAATTTTTTAAATGACAATCTGAATGAACTTTTAGGCAATTTAGGGCATGCTACTCCTTTCCCGATGCTAAAAATACTTTTACCAATAGGTTTATCTTTTCACACATTTCAAGCTATGAGTTATACAATTGAAGTGTACAGAAAGAATCAAGTTGCAGAAAAACACTTTGGTATTTATGCATTATACGTAATGTTTTATCCACAATTAGTTGCTGGACCAATTGAGAGACCACAAAATGTTTTACACCAATTTTATGAAAAACATAGTTTCAATAATAAAAATATAACTGATGGTTTAAAGCTGATAGCTTGGGGTCTTTTTAAAAAAGTAGTTATTGCGGATAGATTAAGTGTAATTGTCAATACAGTTTACAATAACCCCAAACAATTTGAGGGTGCTCCACTCATTTTTGCGACTGTTCTATTCGCTTTTCAAATTTATTGCGATTTCTCAGGTTACTCTGATATTGCTCTGGGGACAGCTAGAACAATAGGATTTCGATTAATGACAAATTTTAATACTCCTTACTTTTCTAAATCGATTTCGGAATTTTGGAAAAGATGGCATATCTCATTATCGACGTGGTTTCGTGATTACCTTTATATACCATTAGGCGGCAATAGGGTATCAAAATTTCGTTGGTATTTAAATCTGTTTATTACATTTTTAATTAGTGGCTTATGGCATGGCGCCAATTGGACCTACGTAATTTGGGGTAGTTTAAATGGAATTTATTTGATTGTAGAGAATTCTACAGACTCGGTACGTATCAAATTTTATAATTTTATTGGATTACATAACAAAAAATTATTAATCTCGAAATTAAGTCTTTGTAGCACCTTTATGCTAACTTGCTTCGCATGGATTTTTTTTAGAGCAAAAGATTTGCATGATGCCTATTATATTATTTCAAATTTGACAACAAATTTTGTGCCCAGTATTAATAATCTGAAACCAGGTATTTTAGGGTCTACATTATATGATTATTTAATTGGTTTCTTGGCACTTTCTGTACTACTACTAGTTGAAAAAATACAAATGCAGATTTCTATAAACAAATGGTTAAATCATCAGCCGATGATGATGCGTACATTAATCTATTGCGCTTTAATTATGTGTATTTTATTGTTTGGCATGTTTGATTTGGAAGAACAGTTTATATATTTTCAATTCTAA
- a CDS encoding beta strand repeat-containing protein, producing the protein MRKFLLGILLSFYLMTVESYGQTNYVATTPSSATPGSDNTLVGVGAGNLNMSGASNLFVGRGTGIQNMAGTQNVFMGALAGNQNGSGQSNSFVGFSSGFNNTSGNNNTFLGSSAGYTNSTGYNNAFLGNRAGFFNSTGNNNAFLGTGAGYANTSGNDNTFIGSDAGSSNTIGKENVFIGSLSGASNSEGTGNVFVGLNTGQNNTTGSNNAFIGYKSGLSNTTGTYNAFIGYQTGLSNTTGYSNSFIGFAAGQANTTGANNSFIGNNAGQANTTGADNSFIGTYAGYTNTTGSSNAFIGHAAGTFNTTGTGNAFIGSFAGYYTTTGIGNAFVGIRAGQNTTTGNGNTFLGGAAGFGNTTGGQNTYLGQNAGSTGNVSGTNNVFIGYGAGVNAAGTVVNNSAAIGANAIVTQSNSLVLGGTGANAINVGIGNTAPANKLEITQGTAGNSGLRFTNLTSGSPATALNQTKFLTVNAQGDVVLGSLNSSARVGAEDADASWKVAGDNIQNTNTGGVVIGPGVSKTPVGYRLYVADGVLTEKVKVAVKSTNDWSDRVFEQGYRLKSLAEVESYIHQAKHLPGVPSADEVVKEGVDVGQMQAKLLEKVEELTLYVIELKKQNDALKQKSTQLENRINKLHSKARK; encoded by the coding sequence ATGAGAAAGTTTTTACTTGGCATCTTACTGTCATTTTATTTGATGACTGTAGAGTCTTATGGCCAAACAAATTACGTTGCAACAACTCCATCTTCGGCTACACCAGGTTCTGATAATACTCTTGTTGGAGTAGGTGCTGGTAATCTCAATATGAGTGGCGCAAGTAATCTGTTTGTTGGGCGGGGAACTGGCATTCAAAATATGGCTGGTACACAGAATGTATTTATGGGCGCTTTAGCCGGTAACCAAAACGGATCAGGTCAAAGTAACTCATTTGTAGGGTTTAGTTCAGGCTTTAATAACACATCAGGTAACAACAATACATTTCTGGGTTCTTCCGCTGGTTATACGAACAGCACTGGATACAACAATGCATTTCTAGGTAATAGAGCCGGCTTTTTTAACTCAACAGGAAATAATAATGCATTTCTAGGTACCGGAGCGGGATATGCTAATACTAGTGGCAATGATAACACTTTTATAGGTTCGGATGCGGGATCTTCGAATACCATTGGTAAGGAAAATGTATTTATAGGGTCACTTTCAGGAGCAAGTAATAGTGAAGGAACGGGAAATGTTTTCGTTGGTTTAAACACAGGACAAAACAATACAACGGGATCCAATAATGCTTTTATTGGCTATAAGTCTGGTTTGTCAAATACAACTGGTACCTACAATGCCTTTATTGGTTACCAGACAGGTCTTTCTAATACGACAGGATATTCGAATTCATTTATTGGTTTTGCGGCAGGCCAAGCTAATACTACAGGAGCTAATAATTCTTTCATTGGTAATAATGCAGGTCAAGCCAATACAACAGGCGCTGATAATTCTTTTATTGGCACTTACGCAGGATATACGAATACTACCGGTTCAAGTAACGCTTTTATCGGGCATGCCGCGGGTACTTTCAATACAACGGGAACGGGGAATGCTTTCATAGGTTCATTTGCAGGATATTATACCACTACCGGCATAGGTAATGCTTTTGTAGGTATACGAGCAGGACAAAATACTACTACTGGTAATGGTAATACATTTCTGGGTGGTGCAGCAGGTTTTGGTAATACTACAGGTGGGCAGAATACTTACTTGGGCCAAAATGCGGGCTCTACAGGCAATGTATCAGGTACTAATAATGTTTTTATAGGCTATGGGGCAGGTGTGAATGCCGCTGGAACTGTAGTTAATAATTCAGCAGCTATTGGAGCTAATGCAATTGTTACCCAGAGTAATTCACTTGTGCTTGGTGGAACAGGGGCTAATGCTATCAATGTTGGTATCGGTAATACGGCCCCAGCCAATAAATTGGAAATTACCCAGGGAACGGCTGGGAATAGTGGGTTACGGTTTACGAACCTGACCTCCGGATCACCGGCTACTGCCCTTAACCAAACGAAGTTCTTAACCGTTAATGCTCAGGGTGATGTAGTTTTAGGTAGCCTTAATAGCTCGGCTCGCGTTGGTGCAGAGGATGCAGATGCTAGTTGGAAAGTAGCCGGAGATAACATCCAGAATACGAATACAGGTGGTGTTGTGATCGGTCCTGGAGTAAGCAAGACACCAGTCGGCTATCGGTTGTATGTAGCCGATGGAGTGTTGACCGAGAAAGTAAAAGTAGCTGTTAAGAGTACCAATGACTGGTCTGACCGGGTTTTTGAACAGGGTTATCGGCTGAAAAGCTTAGCAGAAGTAGAGTCTTATATTCACCAGGCGAAACATTTACCAGGCGTGCCTTCCGCGGATGAAGTTGTTAAAGAGGGTGTAGACGTTGGGCAAATGCAGGCGAAACTCCTTGAGAAAGTAGAAGAGCTTACACTTTATGTAATTGAGTTGAAAAAACAGAATGATGCGTTAAAACAGAAGAGCACTCAACTAGAGAATCGCATCAATAAACTCCACTCTAAAGCCCGTAAGTAA
- a CDS encoding T9SS type A sorting domain-containing protein, with amino-acid sequence MKLLTILAGCCLALTSQAQNPPKNLRIQLSYEKAGQYLQQAVETIEATNTIGLASTVDYKAGRSITLMAGFEAKSGSTFTANIQPVTSKGELLLQLKAYPNPFEHSTRIDYYLPADGVVNLWVIDAQGKIVGQLIQGENQSAGKHQLEWKPSALEAGIYIPIIEANQQKVTTRIVKK; translated from the coding sequence ATGAAGCTATTAACTATACTAGCGGGCTGCTGTCTTGCCCTGACTAGTCAGGCGCAGAATCCACCGAAAAATCTTCGGATTCAACTGAGCTATGAAAAGGCCGGCCAATACCTTCAACAAGCGGTTGAAACTATAGAAGCCACAAATACGATAGGTCTGGCCAGTACTGTCGACTATAAAGCGGGTCGTTCTATTACATTGATGGCTGGTTTTGAAGCCAAGTCGGGAAGCACTTTTACCGCTAATATTCAGCCCGTTACTAGTAAAGGGGAACTTTTATTGCAATTGAAGGCATACCCGAATCCATTTGAGCATTCAACAAGAATCGATTACTATCTTCCAGCCGATGGCGTTGTCAACTTGTGGGTTATCGATGCGCAGGGTAAGATAGTCGGCCAGTTAATACAGGGAGAGAACCAATCAGCTGGTAAGCATCAACTGGAATGGAAACCTTCAGCTTTGGAAGCAGGTATATACATACCCATTATTGAAGCTAATCAGCAAAAAGTGACTACTCGTATCGTAAAGAAATAA
- a CDS encoding glycosyltransferase family 2 protein, whose translation MDSYNPLISIIIAVYNGAKYLEGAIKSIIDQEYENYEIIVIDAGSTDNTNDIINLYREHIFYTISEKDNGIYDAWNKGLKASTGTWIAFLGSDDLYYPHALKSYVSYIATHINKDRLEFISSKIDLVDNNLIRLETVGKEWEWDLFKHKMITWHVGCFHSRALFNKYGFFDDTFKISGDYEFLLRPKNSLNAAYLPVSTVMMRHGGVSTTLLFKAIDETYRAKVKNGIISPLIAPIFIYNNKIKLFVKMQFVKYGFIDKL comes from the coding sequence ATGGACTCATATAACCCCTTAATTAGTATTATTATTGCTGTTTACAATGGCGCTAAATACTTAGAGGGTGCTATTAAGAGTATAATCGACCAAGAATACGAAAATTATGAAATAATTGTGATTGATGCGGGTTCAACTGATAATACAAACGATATTATTAACCTTTACAGAGAGCATATTTTCTATACAATTAGTGAAAAAGATAATGGTATTTATGACGCCTGGAATAAAGGGCTTAAAGCCTCAACTGGAACTTGGATTGCTTTTTTAGGCTCAGATGATTTATATTATCCGCATGCATTGAAATCTTACGTTAGCTACATTGCTACTCATATAAATAAAGATCGCCTGGAGTTTATTTCGTCAAAAATTGATCTTGTTGATAATAATTTAATAAGGCTAGAAACTGTTGGCAAAGAATGGGAATGGGATCTGTTTAAACATAAAATGATTACTTGGCATGTGGGTTGTTTTCATTCTAGAGCCTTATTTAACAAATATGGCTTCTTTGATGATACTTTCAAAATATCTGGAGATTATGAATTTTTATTGCGTCCTAAAAATTCATTAAATGCAGCATATTTACCAGTTAGTACTGTGATGATGCGGCATGGTGGCGTAAGTACTACATTATTATTTAAAGCAATCGATGAAACATATAGAGCTAAAGTTAAAAATGGGATAATATCTCCTTTAATTGCTCCAATTTTTATCTATAATAATAAGATAAAGCTTTTTGTTAAAATGCAATTTGTTAAGTACGGATTTATAGATAAACTGTAA